The proteins below are encoded in one region of Desulfobacterales bacterium:
- a CDS encoding PAS domain S-box protein codes for MQTSQPPQNLPTGLHRLRKDQLRYILDNISDYVCLHDLQGKILGVNRTMQNHAGITDPRQLVGQPITLFMPEQYQALFDDYMARLLKKGANSGLVSLITQTGEERVIEYNSLLIYDDEGRPLAVASLGRDITERLRSEKALKKSEEKYRNILETIEDGYYEADLSGSIKFCNPALCRILGYSESELLEKNYREICEPPYINTIYNTFNKVYHSRESTKAFDWRLIRKDGSACFVETSVSLIEADDKRIAGFRGICRDVTDRIEAEKERQSLENQLFYSQKMEALGTLAGGFAHNFNNILFPLIGYIDMALMQAPADSRTRQHMEKALESANKAKNIVHRVQEYTRNDKGHQIQPLDVPEVVDQALRLVRGSLSSRIKLSTEFDETCPQIMADAGQIQHVIVNLCANANDAIMSNGRSGHITVAVSSANIASADSGKAKALPQGRYACISVTDSGCGIDSGMVDRVFDPFYTTKPETGKGLGLSLSHRIVKKYGGEIFIESQVGEGTAVHVYIPEMTADAQPDENQ; via the coding sequence ATGCAAACGTCCCAGCCCCCTCAAAACCTGCCAACCGGATTACACCGGCTGCGTAAAGATCAGCTCCGGTATATACTGGATAATATTTCCGATTACGTATGCCTCCATGACCTGCAGGGAAAAATCCTGGGGGTTAACCGGACAATGCAGAATCATGCCGGTATAACCGATCCCCGGCAGCTGGTGGGCCAGCCGATTACCCTGTTCATGCCGGAACAATATCAGGCCCTGTTCGACGACTACATGGCCCGCCTGCTTAAAAAGGGGGCCAACTCCGGGCTGGTCAGCCTGATCACCCAAACCGGGGAGGAACGGGTGATCGAGTACAACAGCCTGCTGATCTACGATGATGAGGGCCGGCCCCTGGCGGTGGCCAGTCTGGGCCGGGATATCACCGAACGGCTGAGATCCGAGAAAGCCTTAAAAAAAAGCGAGGAAAAATACCGCAACATCCTGGAAACCATTGAGGACGGCTATTATGAGGCCGACCTTAGCGGCAGCATCAAATTCTGCAACCCCGCGCTCTGCCGGATACTCGGATATAGCGAATCCGAACTGCTGGAAAAGAACTATCGGGAGATTTGTGAGCCGCCCTATATCAATACCATTTATAACACCTTCAACAAGGTCTATCACAGCCGGGAATCCACCAAGGCATTTGACTGGCGGCTGATCCGAAAAGACGGTTCAGCATGCTTTGTGGAAACCTCGGTTTCCCTGATAGAAGCCGACGACAAGCGGATTGCCGGTTTTCGGGGGATCTGCCGGGATGTCACGGATCGCATCGAGGCGGAAAAGGAGCGGCAGAGTTTGGAGAACCAGCTTTTCTACAGCCAGAAAATGGAGGCCCTTGGCACCCTGGCCGGCGGATTTGCCCATAACTTCAACAACATCTTATTCCCGTTAATCGGCTATATTGACATGGCCCTGATGCAAGCCCCGGCGGACAGCCGAACGCGCCAGCACATGGAAAAGGCGCTGGAATCCGCCAACAAGGCAAAAAATATCGTCCATCGGGTGCAGGAATATACCCGCAATGACAAGGGGCATCAGATCCAGCCGCTTGATGTGCCGGAAGTTGTGGACCAGGCCCTCCGGCTGGTTCGGGGCTCGCTTTCCAGCCGGATCAAGCTGTCAACGGAATTTGACGAGACCTGCCCGCAGATTATGGCGGATGCGGGCCAGATCCAGCATGTAATCGTCAACCTTTGCGCCAATGCCAATGATGCGATCATGTCAAACGGTCGCTCCGGCCATATCACAGTTGCGGTTTCGTCCGCGAACATCGCATCCGCCGATTCAGGTAAAGCCAAGGCACTGCCCCAGGGACGCTATGCCTGTATTTCGGTCACAGATTCCGGATGCGGAATCGATTCGGGGATGGTGGACCGGGTGTTTGACCCGTTTTACACCACCAAACCGGAAACCGGAAAAGGCTTAGGCCTCTCCCTCTCCCACCGGATTGTCAAGAAATACGGCGGCGAGATATTTATTGAGAGCCAGGTCGGCGAAGGCACCGCTGTTCACGTATACATTCCCGAAATGACGGCGGACGCTCAACCTGATGAGAACCAGTAA
- a CDS encoding response regulator codes for MPTEKNKYMATPLAEHSNASIRILIVDDEQPIREMMELLLCREGYQCASAKDGDTALEILGGQPIDIVITDINMPGISGVELLEKARNFTDADFIVITGYVEDFSYENLISAGASDFIYKPISNNEILLRFKRVLRERFLLQEREKINRELEKNNQKLARYAEELNAALSDLKTTHNELQSAYLDTINRLALAAEFKDEETGDHISRMSDYCALMAEKYGLEAREVQNIRYAAPMHDIGKIGIPDKILIKPDQLTDSEFETIKTHTTIGASILSDARAEVLKAAHDIALTHHEKWNGRGYPKGLKKREIPIRGRIVGLLDVFDALTSNRPYKAAYPYKVARNIIESERGKSFDPDLVDIFIANFEAFVQIKKQTGPTAHISIADFQWSARDLSNGLDKHISRH; via the coding sequence ATGCCGACTGAGAAAAACAAATATATGGCCACGCCCCTGGCGGAGCATTCCAATGCATCCATTCGCATCCTGATCGTGGATGATGAGCAGCCCATCCGGGAAATGATGGAGCTTCTACTCTGCCGGGAGGGCTATCAGTGTGCGAGCGCAAAAGACGGCGACACCGCCCTGGAGATCCTGGGGGGGCAACCGATTGACATCGTGATCACAGATATCAATATGCCGGGTATCAGCGGGGTGGAACTGCTGGAGAAGGCCCGGAATTTCACGGATGCGGATTTTATCGTAATTACCGGCTATGTCGAGGACTTCAGTTACGAAAACCTGATTTCCGCCGGTGCCAGCGATTTCATTTACAAACCGATCAGCAATAATGAGATTCTGCTGCGGTTTAAACGGGTCCTGCGCGAACGTTTTCTGCTGCAGGAGCGCGAAAAGATCAACCGGGAGCTTGAAAAAAACAATCAAAAGCTGGCCAGATATGCCGAGGAGTTAAATGCCGCCCTATCCGACCTGAAAACCACCCACAATGAACTGCAATCCGCTTACCTGGACACCATTAACCGGCTGGCGCTGGCTGCGGAATTCAAAGACGAGGAGACCGGCGACCACATTTCCCGGATGAGCGATTACTGTGCGCTGATGGCTGAAAAATACGGACTTGAAGCGCGCGAGGTGCAAAACATCCGGTATGCCGCACCCATGCATGACATCGGTAAAATCGGCATTCCGGATAAAATCCTCATAAAGCCCGACCAGCTTACAGACAGCGAATTTGAAACTATCAAAACCCATACCACCATCGGCGCCTCCATCCTTTCCGATGCCCGGGCGGAAGTGCTTAAGGCGGCCCATGACATTGCGCTGACCCATCATGAGAAGTGGAACGGCAGGGGCTATCCCAAGGGCCTGAAAAAGAGAGAAATCCCCATACGCGGCCGGATTGTGGGCTTGCTGGACGTATTTGATGCATTAACTTCCAACCGTCCCTATAAAGCGGCATATCCCTATAAGGTGGCCCGGAATATTATTGAAAGCGAACGGGGCAAAAGCTTTGATCCGGATTTGGTGGATATCTTCATTGCCAACTTCGAGGCGTTTGTCCAAATCAAAAAACAAACCGGCCCGACCGCGCATATTTCAATCGCCGATTTTCAATGGAGCGCCCGGGATTTATCTAACGGGCTGGATAAACATATCAGCCGCCACTGA
- a CDS encoding secondary thiamine-phosphate synthase enzyme YjbQ produces the protein MKSYRKELFFNVPTRRAFINITPQVDECLAESGVKEGLVLVNAMHITASVFINDDESGLHQDYDEWLERLAPHEPVSQYRHNVGEDNADAHMKRQVMGREVVVAITGGRLDFGTWEQIFYGEFDGRRKKRVLLKIIGE, from the coding sequence ATGAAATCCTATCGTAAAGAGCTGTTTTTCAACGTTCCCACCCGCCGCGCATTTATCAACATCACTCCGCAGGTTGATGAGTGCCTGGCGGAAAGCGGGGTCAAGGAGGGCTTGGTGCTGGTAAACGCCATGCACATTACTGCCTCTGTATTTATTAATGATGATGAATCAGGCCTGCATCAGGACTATGATGAGTGGCTGGAGCGGCTGGCCCCGCATGAGCCGGTTTCCCAGTATCGGCACAATGTGGGCGAGGATAATGCGGATGCGCATATGAAGCGGCAGGTAATGGGCAGGGAGGTAGTGGTGGCCATTACCGGGGGACGCCTTGATTTCGGCACCTGGGAGCAGATTTTTTACGGCGAATTTGACGGCCGGAGAAAAAAGCGGGTGCTGCTTAAAATCATCGGCGAATAA